From Cellulosimicrobium cellulans, the proteins below share one genomic window:
- the atpA gene encoding F0F1 ATP synthase subunit alpha, with the protein MAELTIRPEEIRAALDSFVKSYEPEGAVSEEVGRVTLAADGIAQVEGLPGAMANELLRFEDGTLGLALTLDVREIGVVVLGEFTGIEEGQEVRRTGEVLSVAVGDGYLGRVVDPLGNPIDGLGEVATEGRRALELQAPGVMDRKSVHEPLQTGLKAIDSMIPIGRGQRQLIIGDRQTGKTAIAIDTIINQKANWESGDPEKQVRCIYVAIGQKGSTIAAVRGALEEAGALEYTTIVAAPASDPAGFKYLAPYTGSAIGQHWMYGGKHVLIVFDDLSKQAEAYRAVSLLLRRPPGREAYPGDVFYLHSRLLERCAKLSDELGAGSMTGLPVIETKGNDVSAYIPTNVISITDGQIFLQSDLFNADQRPAVDVGISVSRVGGAAQVKAMKQVSGTLKLELAQFRSLEAFAMFASDLDAASRGQLKRGAALMELLKQGQYSPYPVEDQVASIWAGTKGKIDDVPVEDVRRFESELLDHLRRNTDVLSTIAETGKLSDETEAQLSSAVDVFRSGFLTGDGTPLVGGDTEDEAETEIEQEQIVRQKRA; encoded by the coding sequence ATGGCTGAGCTGACGATCCGGCCGGAGGAGATCCGGGCCGCTCTGGACAGCTTCGTGAAGTCCTACGAGCCCGAGGGCGCCGTGTCCGAGGAGGTGGGCCGGGTCACCCTGGCCGCCGACGGCATCGCCCAGGTCGAGGGTCTGCCGGGCGCGATGGCCAACGAGCTGCTGCGCTTCGAGGACGGGACCCTGGGTCTCGCCCTCACCCTCGACGTCCGCGAGATCGGTGTCGTCGTCCTCGGCGAGTTCACCGGCATCGAGGAGGGCCAGGAGGTCCGCCGGACGGGCGAGGTCCTCTCCGTCGCCGTCGGCGACGGCTACCTCGGTCGCGTCGTCGACCCGCTGGGCAACCCGATCGACGGCCTGGGCGAGGTCGCCACCGAGGGCCGTCGCGCCCTCGAGCTCCAGGCGCCCGGCGTCATGGACCGCAAGTCGGTCCACGAGCCGCTGCAGACCGGTCTCAAGGCGATCGACTCGATGATCCCGATCGGCCGCGGCCAGCGCCAGCTGATCATCGGTGACCGCCAGACGGGCAAGACGGCGATCGCGATCGACACGATCATCAACCAGAAGGCCAACTGGGAGTCGGGCGACCCCGAGAAGCAGGTCCGCTGCATCTACGTCGCCATCGGCCAGAAGGGCTCCACGATCGCGGCCGTGCGCGGCGCGCTCGAGGAGGCGGGCGCGCTCGAGTACACGACCATCGTCGCGGCCCCCGCGTCCGACCCGGCGGGCTTCAAGTACCTCGCCCCGTACACCGGCTCGGCCATCGGCCAGCACTGGATGTACGGCGGCAAGCACGTCCTCATCGTGTTCGACGACCTGTCGAAGCAGGCCGAGGCCTACCGTGCCGTGTCGCTCCTGCTGCGCCGCCCGCCGGGCCGCGAGGCGTACCCCGGTGACGTCTTCTACCTGCACTCCCGCCTGCTCGAGCGTTGCGCGAAGCTCTCGGACGAGCTCGGCGCCGGCTCGATGACGGGCCTGCCGGTCATCGAGACCAAGGGGAACGACGTCTCGGCGTACATCCCGACGAACGTCATCTCCATCACCGACGGCCAGATCTTCCTCCAGTCGGACCTGTTCAACGCCGACCAGCGCCCTGCCGTCGACGTCGGCATCTCGGTGTCCCGCGTCGGTGGTGCCGCACAGGTCAAGGCGATGAAGCAGGTCTCCGGCACGCTGAAGCTCGAGCTCGCGCAGTTCCGTTCGCTCGAGGCGTTCGCGATGTTCGCGTCCGACCTCGACGCGGCCTCTCGCGGCCAGCTGAAGCGCGGCGCGGCCCTCATGGAGCTGCTCAAGCAGGGCCAGTACTCGCCGTACCCGGTCGAGGACCAGGTCGCGTCGATCTGGGCCGGCACCAAGGGCAAGATCGACGACGTCCCGGTCGAGGACGTGCGTCGCTTCGAGTCCGAGCTGCTCGACCACCTGCGCCGCAACACGGACGTCCTGTCGACGATCGCGGAGACCGGCAAGCTGTCGGACGAGACCGAGGCCCAGCTCTCCTCGGCGGTCGACGTGTTCCGCTCCGGCTTCCTCACGGGCGACGGCACGCCGCTCGTCGGTGGGGACACCGAGGACGAGGCCGAGACGGAGATCGAGCAGGAGCAGATCGTCCGGCAGAAGAGGGCCTGA
- a CDS encoding F0F1 ATP synthase subunit delta: MRGTSGESLTQARDRFEPVLRSAGEGALALGEQLFAVTAALDESAPLRRSLADPSRSGADKAALVSAVLASGFDGRVVDLVSGLVRSRWTREGDLADATERLGLDAVLASAEARGALEKVEDELFRTSRALVGQREARQVLSDDTTAPERRAAFVHALLDGKVDRVTEVLAVHATRALRGRRFVPTLGWIGEIAAERRQRLVASVTSGTVLTQAQLDRLAGLLERAYGRAVQLNVTVDPAVLGGLRVQVGADVVDSTVLSRLADARRRLVS, translated from the coding sequence ATGCGCGGAACGAGCGGCGAGTCCCTCACGCAGGCGCGGGACCGGTTCGAGCCGGTCCTGCGCTCGGCGGGCGAGGGCGCGCTCGCGCTGGGTGAGCAGCTCTTCGCGGTCACCGCGGCGCTCGACGAGTCGGCGCCGCTGCGGCGCTCGCTCGCTGACCCGTCGCGGTCCGGCGCGGACAAGGCGGCCCTCGTGTCCGCGGTCCTCGCGTCGGGCTTCGACGGTCGGGTCGTGGACCTCGTGTCCGGCCTGGTCCGGTCCCGCTGGACCCGCGAGGGCGACCTCGCGGACGCGACCGAGCGACTGGGCCTGGACGCGGTCCTCGCGTCGGCCGAGGCCCGCGGTGCGCTGGAGAAGGTCGAGGACGAGCTGTTCCGGACCTCGCGCGCGCTCGTCGGGCAGCGCGAGGCGCGGCAGGTCCTCTCCGACGACACGACCGCTCCCGAGCGGCGCGCGGCGTTCGTGCACGCGCTCCTCGACGGCAAGGTCGACCGCGTCACCGAGGTGCTCGCCGTCCACGCGACGCGCGCGCTGCGCGGTCGCCGGTTCGTCCCGACGCTGGGCTGGATCGGGGAGATCGCGGCCGAGCGTCGCCAGCGCCTCGTCGCCTCGGTCACGTCGGGCACGGTGCTCACGCAGGCGCAGCTCGACCGCCTCGCGGGACTGCTCGAGCGCGCGTACGGGCGCGCCGTGCAGCTCAACGTGACGGTGGACCCGGCCGTGCTGGGCGGGCTGCGCGTCCAGGTGGGCGCCGACGTCGTGGACTCCACCGTGCTCTCCCGGCTCGCCGACGCGCGCCGACGCCTCGTGAGCTGA
- a CDS encoding F0F1 ATP synthase subunit B, with amino-acid sequence MTALADAALTIAAETGEEHEGIELFLPAGYDLLWSTVIMVVIAIVFYKAVLPKFQAILDERTAKIEGGLAKAESAQAEAAAALAEYHQQLQEARAEAAKIREEARAEGGAIVADLRTKASDDAARIVETAHRQIEAERQQAAVSLRNDVGLLATELASKIVGESLADSARQSRVVDRFLDELEAAGPAAASAAGTAAEER; translated from the coding sequence ATGACGGCGCTGGCTGACGCCGCGCTCACCATCGCGGCGGAGACGGGCGAGGAGCACGAGGGCATCGAGCTCTTCCTGCCGGCCGGGTACGACCTGCTCTGGTCGACCGTCATCATGGTCGTCATCGCGATCGTCTTCTACAAGGCGGTCCTGCCCAAGTTCCAGGCCATCCTCGACGAGCGCACCGCGAAGATCGAGGGCGGGCTCGCCAAGGCCGAGTCCGCCCAGGCCGAGGCCGCGGCGGCGCTGGCCGAGTACCACCAGCAGCTCCAGGAGGCTCGGGCCGAGGCCGCGAAGATCCGCGAGGAGGCGCGTGCCGAGGGCGGCGCCATCGTGGCCGACCTGCGGACCAAGGCGTCCGACGACGCCGCGCGCATCGTCGAGACGGCGCACCGCCAGATCGAGGCCGAGCGTCAGCAGGCCGCGGTCTCGCTGCGCAACGACGTCGGTCTGCTCGCGACGGAGCTCGCCTCGAAGATCGTCGGCGAGTCGCTCGCCGACTCGGCGCGCCAGAGCCGCGTCGTCGACCGGTTCCTCGACGAGCTCGAGGCCGCGGGTCCCGCGGCGGCGAGCGCGGCGGGCACGGCTGCCGAGGAGCGCTGA
- a CDS encoding ATP synthase F0 subunit C, producing the protein MDVTTLAEVTGNIGTVGYGLAAIGPGIGLGILIGKTIEGMARQPEVAGQLRATMFIGVAFVEVLALLGLVAGFLF; encoded by the coding sequence GTGGACGTCACCACTCTCGCTGAGGTCACCGGCAACATCGGCACCGTCGGTTACGGCCTCGCCGCGATCGGCCCGGGCATCGGCCTCGGCATCCTGATCGGCAAGACCATCGAGGGCATGGCCCGCCAGCCCGAGGTCGCCGGGCAGCTCCGCGCGACGATGTTCATCGGTGTCGCGTTCGTCGAGGTGCTCGCGCTGCTGGGTCTCGTCGCCGGCTTCCTGTTCTGA
- the atpB gene encoding F0F1 ATP synthase subunit A, which translates to MCWLPGPHDHWESTLSTLATPVLLAASEGESGFHAPSIADFFPPAILFEDTIFQIDRIWIIRIVATIVLLAIFVAGARRARLVPGRLQNALEMLIDFVRVQIVEEIMGKENAKRFVPMIATIFFSVLAFNITSVIPGLNLAGTSRIGLPIVLALWVFVAYWAVGIKKHGLGGYLKNSLFPPGVPAPIYLIVTPIELLQILIIRPASLAIRLAANMIAGHIMLVLCFAATQYFVFEAVPAMKAFGVLTFAGGFAITLFEILVAFLQAYIFALLAAVYINMSLEEEH; encoded by the coding sequence ATGTGCTGGCTGCCGGGACCACACGACCATTGGGAGTCCACCCTGTCCACGCTTGCGACCCCCGTGCTCCTCGCTGCTTCCGAGGGCGAGAGTGGCTTCCACGCGCCGTCGATCGCCGACTTCTTCCCTCCGGCCATCCTCTTCGAGGACACGATCTTCCAGATCGACCGGATCTGGATCATCCGCATCGTCGCGACGATCGTCCTGCTGGCGATCTTCGTCGCCGGTGCGCGCCGCGCGCGGCTCGTGCCCGGTCGGCTCCAGAACGCCCTCGAGATGCTCATCGACTTCGTGCGGGTGCAGATCGTCGAGGAGATCATGGGGAAGGAGAACGCCAAGCGCTTCGTCCCGATGATCGCGACGATCTTCTTCTCCGTCCTCGCGTTCAACATCACGAGCGTCATCCCGGGCCTCAACCTGGCGGGGACCTCGCGCATCGGCCTGCCGATCGTGCTCGCCCTCTGGGTGTTCGTCGCCTACTGGGCGGTCGGCATCAAGAAGCACGGCCTCGGCGGCTACCTGAAGAACAGTCTCTTCCCCCCGGGGGTGCCGGCGCCGATCTACCTGATCGTGACGCCGATCGAGCTCCTGCAGATCCTCATCATCCGGCCCGCCTCGCTGGCGATCCGACTCGCGGCCAACATGATCGCCGGGCACATCATGCTCGTGCTCTGCTTCGCGGCGACGCAGTACTTCGTCTTCGAGGCGGTCCCCGCCATGAAGGCGTTCGGCGTCCTGACGTTCGCCGGCGGTTTCGCGATCACGCTGTTCGAGATCCTCGTGGCCTTCCTGCAGGCCTACATCTTCGCGCTCCTCGCCGCCGTGTACATCAACATGTCGCTCGAGGAGGAGCACTGA
- a CDS encoding MraY family glycosyltransferase has product MRVYLLVMLVAAVVTFLTTPFARWVALRTGAITAVRDRDVHTIPTPRLGGLAMLLGLVVAVVFASQMPFLESVFVGEVAGRLVADPRIWGIVGGAAIVCLLGIADDIWDLDWMTKLAGQVLAAGLMATQGVVLYRLPLGIGDQQLIWSSRLQLAATILVVVVAMNAVNFVDGLDGLAAGLVAIGGTAFFVYSYVLTQKASADDYSSLATLVIAALVGVCVGFLPHNFHPARIFMGDSGSMVLGLVMSAAAIVVTGKIETDALSGAQQIPAFIPILLPLAVILLPLLDMGMAVVRRVARGKSPFHPDRMHLHHRMLAIGHSHRRAVLILYVWTAVFAFAAVALVQWHWHGVAVGLAGAVLVSAVLTLGPLRTRGRFLDDDAATSTASVPLATTSDDVPPETAAPSAPAVPTPPKEALR; this is encoded by the coding sequence GTGAGGGTCTACCTGCTCGTGATGCTCGTCGCCGCCGTGGTGACGTTCCTCACGACGCCCTTCGCGCGCTGGGTCGCGCTGCGCACCGGCGCGATCACCGCCGTGCGCGACCGCGACGTCCACACGATCCCGACCCCCCGGCTCGGCGGGCTCGCCATGCTGCTGGGCCTCGTGGTGGCGGTGGTCTTCGCGTCGCAGATGCCGTTCCTCGAGAGCGTGTTCGTGGGCGAGGTCGCGGGCCGGCTCGTGGCCGACCCGAGGATCTGGGGGATCGTGGGCGGGGCGGCGATCGTCTGCCTGCTCGGGATCGCCGACGACATCTGGGACCTCGACTGGATGACGAAGCTCGCGGGCCAGGTGCTCGCGGCCGGGCTGATGGCGACGCAGGGCGTCGTCCTGTACCGCCTTCCCCTCGGGATCGGCGACCAGCAGCTCATCTGGTCCTCGCGCCTCCAGCTCGCCGCGACGATCCTCGTGGTGGTCGTCGCGATGAACGCGGTCAACTTCGTCGACGGCCTGGACGGGCTCGCCGCCGGGCTCGTCGCGATCGGCGGCACGGCGTTCTTCGTCTACTCGTACGTGCTCACGCAGAAGGCGAGCGCCGACGACTACTCGAGCCTCGCGACCCTCGTGATCGCCGCGCTCGTGGGCGTCTGCGTCGGCTTCCTGCCGCACAACTTCCATCCCGCGCGCATCTTCATGGGGGACTCGGGCTCGATGGTCCTCGGGCTCGTCATGTCCGCCGCGGCCATCGTCGTGACCGGCAAGATCGAGACCGACGCGCTCTCCGGCGCCCAGCAGATCCCGGCGTTCATCCCGATCCTGCTGCCGCTCGCGGTGATCCTCCTGCCCCTGCTCGACATGGGCATGGCGGTCGTGCGCCGGGTCGCGCGCGGGAAGTCGCCGTTCCACCCGGACCGCATGCACCTGCACCACCGGATGCTCGCGATCGGGCACTCGCACCGGCGCGCCGTCCTCATCCTCTACGTCTGGACGGCCGTGTTCGCGTTCGCCGCGGTCGCGCTCGTCCAGTGGCACTGGCACGGCGTGGCCGTCGGCCTCGCCGGCGCCGTCCTGGTCTCCGCCGTCCTCACGCTCGGCCCGCTGCGCACGCGCGGCCGGTTCCTCGACGACGACGCCGCGACCTCCACCGCGTCCGTGCCGCTCGCGACCACCTCCGACGACGTCCCGCCCGAGACGGCCGCCCCCTCGGCGCCCGCCGTCCCCACCCCGCCGAAGGAAGCCCTGAGATGA
- a CDS encoding L-threonylcarbamoyladenylate synthase, whose protein sequence is MSSVHPVTDPNTWGAGIDEAVNAISRGGLVVLPTDTVYGIGADAFDAEAVAALLAAKGRGRQMPPPVLVPDARTLDGLATDVPDAARRLVEAFWPGGFTIILRAQPSLAWDLGETHGTVALRMPDHPAALALLRRTGPLAVSSANATGRPAALDVEDAREQLGDPVAVYLDGGTAPGGVASTIVDATSDTLRVVRQGAVTLDRLREVADVAGPDDAPDDPPAAATSDAPTSDDAGEPEANGG, encoded by the coding sequence GTGAGCTCCGTCCACCCCGTGACCGACCCGAACACCTGGGGCGCCGGCATCGACGAGGCGGTCAACGCGATCTCCCGCGGTGGCCTCGTCGTGCTGCCCACCGACACCGTCTACGGCATCGGCGCCGACGCCTTCGACGCGGAGGCCGTCGCCGCGCTCCTCGCGGCCAAGGGCCGGGGCCGGCAGATGCCCCCGCCCGTGCTCGTGCCGGACGCGCGCACGCTCGACGGCCTCGCCACGGACGTGCCCGACGCCGCGCGCCGCCTCGTCGAGGCCTTCTGGCCCGGCGGCTTCACGATCATCCTGCGCGCCCAGCCCTCGCTCGCGTGGGACCTGGGGGAGACGCACGGGACCGTCGCGCTGCGCATGCCCGACCACCCGGCCGCGCTCGCGCTCCTGCGCCGCACGGGCCCGCTCGCGGTGTCCTCGGCGAACGCGACCGGCAGACCCGCGGCCCTCGACGTCGAGGACGCGCGGGAGCAGCTCGGGGACCCGGTGGCGGTCTACCTCGACGGGGGGACGGCGCCCGGCGGGGTGGCGTCGACCATCGTCGACGCGACCTCGGACACGCTGCGCGTCGTGCGCCAGGGTGCGGTCACGCTCGACCGGCTCCGTGAGGTCGCGGACGTCGCCGGCCCCGACGACGCGCCGGACGACCCGCCCGCCGCCGCGACCTCCGACGCTCCCACCTCCGACGACGCCGGGGAGCCGGAGGCGAACGGCGGGTGA
- the prmC gene encoding peptide chain release factor N(5)-glutamine methyltransferase — protein MPEPVGPTPPSDAPTSAWLRWATAVLDATGVPSARADAELLLAHALTVPRSDVARRAILGTPVPDDVVPALTELVTRRAQRVPLQHLVGTAPFRHLELAVGPGVFVPRPETEQVAQVAVDEARAVVAGAGRATVVDLCTGSGAIALAVATEVAGTDVHAVELDASAHAWAERNVTAAREAGGAVVHLVRGDARTALAGGVDDGGLDGTVDVVVSNPPYVPPGAVPRDPEVADHDPGVALYGLGPDGLEVPRGITTAAARLLRPGGLYVMEHAEVQAEAARDMVAATGAFVDVRTVADLTGRDRMVVARRSGPEPADDPEPARGRGRMDP, from the coding sequence ATGCCTGAGCCGGTCGGTCCGACCCCGCCGTCGGACGCCCCCACCTCCGCCTGGCTGCGCTGGGCGACGGCCGTCCTGGACGCCACCGGGGTGCCCTCGGCGCGCGCGGACGCCGAGCTCCTGCTCGCCCACGCCCTCACGGTGCCCCGGAGCGACGTGGCGCGTCGCGCTATCCTCGGCACGCCCGTCCCGGACGACGTCGTGCCGGCCCTCACCGAGCTCGTCACCCGGCGCGCGCAACGCGTGCCGCTCCAGCACCTGGTGGGCACCGCGCCGTTCCGGCACCTCGAGCTCGCCGTCGGGCCGGGTGTCTTCGTCCCGCGGCCCGAGACCGAGCAGGTCGCGCAGGTCGCCGTCGACGAGGCCCGGGCGGTCGTGGCCGGAGCAGGACGCGCGACCGTCGTCGACCTGTGCACCGGCTCGGGGGCGATCGCGCTCGCCGTCGCGACGGAGGTCGCCGGGACCGACGTGCACGCGGTCGAGCTCGACGCGTCCGCCCACGCCTGGGCGGAGCGGAACGTGACCGCCGCGCGCGAGGCGGGCGGCGCCGTCGTGCACCTGGTGCGGGGCGACGCCCGCACGGCGCTCGCCGGGGGCGTCGACGACGGCGGTCTCGACGGCACGGTCGACGTCGTCGTGTCCAACCCGCCGTACGTGCCCCCCGGTGCCGTCCCGCGCGACCCCGAGGTGGCCGACCACGACCCCGGCGTGGCGCTCTACGGCCTCGGGCCGGACGGTCTCGAGGTGCCGCGGGGGATCACCACCGCGGCCGCGCGGCTCCTGCGCCCCGGCGGTCTCTACGTCATGGAGCACGCCGAGGTCCAGGCGGAGGCCGCGCGGGACATGGTCGCGGCGACCGGCGCGTTCGTCGACGTCCGCACCGTCGCCGACCTCACGGGACGCGACCGCATGGTCGTGGCCCGGCGATCAGGGCCGGAGCCCGCCGACGACCCGGAGCCCGCCCGTGGGCGTGGAAGGATGGACCCGTGA
- the prfA gene encoding peptide chain release factor 1 — protein MTESFAAVQPLLAEHADIEAQLADPAVHADAGRARTLGRRYAELNQVVGAYRAWREASGDAEAAAELAALGGEDGDAFAAELPGLRAAEEETRERLRRVLVPRDPDDGRDVILEIKAGEGGEESALFAGDLLRMYLRYAERRGWKTEVLESTDSDLGGFKDVQVAVKARSTPTDPADGVWANLKYEGGVHRVQRVPVTESQGRIHTSAAGVLVFPEVEDAGEVEIDPNDLRIDVYRSSGPGGQSVNTTDSAVRITHLPTGIVVSMQNEKSQLQNREQAMRVLRARLLAAQQEAAAAEAADLRRSQVRTVDRSERIRTYNFPENRIADHRTGYKAYNLDQVLDGDLDPVVRSAVEADEAARLASAADA, from the coding sequence GTGACCGAGTCGTTCGCCGCCGTCCAGCCGCTGCTGGCCGAGCATGCCGACATCGAGGCCCAGCTCGCCGACCCCGCCGTCCACGCCGACGCGGGTCGCGCGCGCACGCTCGGGCGGCGCTACGCCGAGCTGAACCAGGTCGTCGGCGCGTACCGCGCGTGGCGGGAGGCGAGCGGCGACGCGGAGGCGGCCGCCGAGCTCGCAGCCCTGGGCGGCGAGGACGGCGACGCGTTCGCCGCGGAGCTCCCCGGCCTGCGCGCCGCCGAGGAGGAGACGCGCGAGCGCCTGCGCCGCGTGCTCGTCCCGCGCGACCCGGACGACGGCCGCGACGTCATCCTCGAGATCAAGGCCGGTGAGGGGGGCGAGGAGTCGGCGCTGTTCGCCGGGGACCTGCTGCGCATGTACCTGCGGTACGCGGAGCGCCGCGGCTGGAAGACCGAGGTCCTCGAGTCGACCGACTCCGACCTCGGCGGCTTCAAGGACGTCCAGGTCGCGGTCAAGGCGCGCAGCACGCCGACCGACCCCGCCGACGGCGTCTGGGCGAACCTCAAGTACGAGGGCGGCGTGCACCGCGTCCAGCGCGTGCCGGTGACCGAGTCGCAGGGCCGGATCCACACCTCCGCGGCCGGCGTGCTCGTCTTCCCCGAGGTGGAGGACGCGGGCGAGGTCGAGATCGACCCCAACGACCTGCGCATCGACGTGTACCGCTCGTCGGGGCCCGGCGGGCAGTCCGTCAACACGACCGACTCCGCCGTGCGCATCACCCACCTGCCCACGGGCATCGTCGTGTCGATGCAGAACGAGAAGTCCCAGCTCCAGAACCGCGAGCAGGCCATGCGCGTGCTGCGCGCGCGCCTGCTCGCCGCCCAGCAGGAGGCCGCGGCCGCGGAGGCCGCCGACCTGCGCCGCTCCCAGGTCCGGACCGTGGACCGCTCCGAGCGCATCCGCACGTACAACTTCCCGGAGAACCGCATCGCGGACCACCGCACCGGCTACAAGGCGTACAACCTCGACCAGGTGCTCGACGGCGACCTCGACCCGGTCGTGCGCTCCGCGGTCGAGGCCGACGAGGCCGCGCGCCTCGCGAGCGCCGCCGATGCCTGA
- the rpmE gene encoding 50S ribosomal protein L31 → MKSGIHPEYVLTEVTCTCGNTFVTRSTETSGKISSDVCSACHPFYTGKQKILDTGGRVARFEARYGKKAADK, encoded by the coding sequence GTGAAGTCTGGTATCCACCCCGAGTACGTCCTCACCGAGGTGACCTGCACCTGTGGGAACACCTTCGTGACGCGCAGCACCGAGACGTCGGGCAAGATCAGCTCCGACGTGTGCAGCGCCTGCCACCCGTTCTACACGGGCAAGCAGAAGATCCTCGACACCGGTGGCCGCGTGGCCCGCTTCGAGGCCCGCTACGGCAAGAAGGCCGCCGACAAGTAG
- the rho gene encoding transcription termination factor Rho — MTDTIDTATSSATGSAAAGGNARTGALSTLRLPELQALASQLGVKGTSKMRKGDLVDVIRARTGEQGASERPAAPRRDTDGASAAGRETSEAPAASGRGRSRRAERPAASPTGTTDSAAPARQDAPSAASREERTAAPVLDLPVRSDEQRTEQRGEPRAERRDGRRDSRSEAAAAVAEALGEQGVRTRDASNESADERAARAAAAVGLVTGERGSRRAGRGAGAPRTGEGDGDASRADRQRDQQGGERQRDQQGGERQRDQQGGQQANQQVRGERQSDRRDDRQLLDDERGGRRRRGRDRGRERDRKRGRNRQGPDVAGLDDIEVSEDDVLLPVAGILDILDNYAFVRTSGYLPGQNDVYVSLGQVKKAGLRRGDAVTGAVRQPREGENQGNTARQKFNALVRLDTVNGMSPDEARQRPEFTKLTPLYPQDRLRLENTEATRLTPRVIDIVAPIGKGQRGLIVAPPKAGKTIIMQQIANAITANNPEVHLMVVLVDERPEEVTDMERTVKGEVIASTFDRPASDHTIVAELAIERAKRLVELGQDVVVLLDSLTRLSRAYNLAAPASGRILSGGVDASALYPPKRFFGAARNIENGGSLTILASALVETGSKMDEVIFEEFKGTGNMELRLSRNLADKRIFPAVDVNASGTRREEILLSQDELKIVYKLRRVMGALDQQQAIELLLGQLKKTQTNVEFLLHVQKTTPGGLADDDNVGRTI, encoded by the coding sequence GTGACAGACACCATCGACACCGCCACGAGCAGCGCGACCGGTTCGGCCGCTGCCGGCGGGAACGCCCGGACCGGCGCGCTCTCCACGCTGCGCCTCCCGGAGCTGCAGGCTCTCGCCTCGCAGCTCGGGGTCAAGGGCACGTCCAAGATGCGCAAGGGCGATCTTGTGGACGTCATCCGCGCCCGCACCGGCGAGCAGGGCGCCTCCGAGCGCCCCGCCGCGCCGCGGCGCGACACGGACGGGGCGAGCGCCGCGGGCCGTGAGACGAGCGAGGCGCCTGCCGCCTCCGGGCGCGGCCGCAGCCGCCGCGCCGAGCGGCCCGCCGCGAGCCCGACGGGCACCACCGACTCGGCGGCGCCGGCGCGCCAGGACGCGCCGTCGGCCGCGAGCCGCGAGGAGCGCACCGCCGCTCCGGTGCTCGACCTGCCGGTGCGCTCCGACGAGCAGCGGACGGAACAGCGCGGGGAGCCGCGTGCCGAGCGGCGTGACGGTCGTCGCGACTCCCGCTCGGAGGCCGCTGCCGCGGTCGCCGAGGCGCTCGGCGAGCAGGGCGTGCGCACGCGCGACGCCTCGAACGAGTCCGCCGACGAGCGCGCCGCGCGCGCCGCCGCGGCGGTCGGCCTCGTCACGGGCGAGCGGGGCTCGCGTCGCGCGGGCCGCGGCGCCGGCGCCCCCCGGACCGGCGAGGGCGACGGTGACGCGTCGCGCGCCGACCGTCAGCGCGACCAGCAGGGCGGCGAGCGTCAGCGTGACCAGCAGGGCGGCGAGCGTCAGCGTGACCAGCAGGGTGGCCAGCAGGCCAACCAGCAGGTCCGCGGCGAGCGCCAGTCCGACCGCCGCGACGACCGCCAGCTGCTGGACGACGAGCGCGGCGGCCGCCGTCGCCGGGGTCGTGACCGTGGCCGTGAGCGCGACCGCAAGCGTGGCCGCAACCGCCAGGGACCGGACGTCGCGGGCCTCGACGACATCGAGGTCAGCGAGGACGACGTCCTGCTCCCCGTCGCGGGCATCCTCGACATCCTGGACAACTACGCGTTCGTGCGCACGAGCGGGTACCTGCCGGGCCAGAACGACGTCTACGTCTCGCTCGGCCAGGTGAAGAAGGCCGGTCTGCGCCGCGGCGACGCGGTCACGGGCGCCGTGCGCCAGCCGCGCGAGGGCGAGAACCAGGGCAACACGGCGCGCCAGAAGTTCAACGCGCTCGTGCGCCTGGACACCGTCAACGGCATGTCGCCCGACGAGGCGCGCCAGCGCCCCGAGTTCACCAAGCTCACGCCCCTGTACCCGCAGGACCGCCTGCGCCTGGAGAACACCGAGGCGACGCGTCTGACGCCGCGCGTGATCGACATCGTCGCGCCGATCGGCAAGGGCCAGCGCGGCCTCATCGTCGCGCCGCCCAAGGCCGGCAAGACGATCATCATGCAGCAGATCGCCAACGCGATCACGGCCAACAACCCCGAGGTCCACCTCATGGTGGTGCTCGTGGACGAGCGGCCCGAAGAGGTCACGGACATGGAGCGGACGGTGAAGGGCGAGGTCATCGCCTCGACGTTCGACCGCCCCGCGTCCGACCACACGATCGTCGCAGAGCTCGCGATCGAGCGCGCGAAGCGCCTGGTCGAGCTCGGCCAGGACGTCGTCGTGCTCCTCGACTCGCTCACCCGCCTGTCGCGCGCGTACAACCTCGCGGCCCCGGCCTCGGGCCGCATCCTGTCCGGTGGTGTGGACGCGTCCGCGCTCTACCCGCCCAAGCGCTTCTTCGGCGCGGCCCGCAACATCGAGAACGGCGGCTCGCTGACGATCCTCGCCTCGGCGCTCGTCGAGACGGGCTCGAAGATGGACGAGGTCATCTTCGAGGAGTTCAAGGGCACGGGGAACATGGAGCTGCGGCTCTCCCGGAACCTCGCCGACAAGCGCATCTTCCCGGCCGTGGACGTCAACGCGTCCGGCACGCGCCGCGAGGAGATCCTCCTGTCGCAGGACGAGCTGAAGATCGTCTACAAGCTCCGTCGCGTCATGGGCGCGCTCGACCAGCAGCAGGCGATCGAGCTGCTGCTCGGCCAGCTCAAGAAGACGCAGACGAACGTCGAGTTCCTGCTCCACGTCCAGAAGACGACGCCCGGTGGTCTCGCGGACGACGACAACGTCGGCCGCACGATCTGA